A window of the Gossypium arboreum isolate Shixiya-1 chromosome 2, ASM2569848v2, whole genome shotgun sequence genome harbors these coding sequences:
- the LOC128284257 gene encoding uncharacterized protein LOC128284257, with protein MHPDERKRVDIFALSIYSLVIFPKALRHVDETIINLFDHLEKGITPVPVILVETFRSLSTCWKTGEGRFIGCVQLLMVWFHGHFWKVDKLSYRVFSESYSPLKEEAAIQRREDISEEKWMEILQNLKEGDIEWRAYWMVPDEIMYQCGNFDWVPLLGIWGATGYTPLLALRQYKLRQFVPTIYGLAQCEFSFKGAHYKKKVRELSDAWKQTRWMKRLAIGSMVTLEYDGWFRKRVNDNVPRPNLENTRPMVEQLQIVPSELEIIKQDFEKKSSEFGKKIEQLEEEKMHLRLDADVQRSEAEKWRKGKTKAEEDLDSLKTDYKKLRLSMRTTGLGKTFEQWRHEIREEKTKADRWERKF; from the coding sequence ATGCATCcagatgaaagaaagagggtTGATATCTTCGCCTTAAGCATCTACAGCTTGGTAATCTTTCCTAAGGCTTTGAGGCACGTAGACGAGACAATCATTAACTTATTCGATCATCTTGAGAAGGGAATCACACCTGTACCAGTGATATTGGTTGAGACATTCAGATCCTTGAGCACGTGTTGGAAGACAGGCGAGGGGAGGTTTATTGGATGTGTACAATTATTGATGGTATGGTTTCAtgggcacttttggaaggtagacaagCTTTCTTATCGGGTCTTTTCTGAAAGTTATTCCCCGTTAAAAGAAGAGGCAGCTATACAAAGGAGAGAGGATATCTCGGAGGAGAAGTGGATGGAAATCCTCCAAAACCTCAAGGAGGGGGATATAgagtggagagcttattggatggttcctgatgagatCATGTATCAATGTGGTAACTTTGATTGGGTGCCattgttaggaatttggggagctaccGGGTATACTCCATTGCTTGCGTTGAGGCAATATAAATTgaggcagtttgtacccacgaTCTACGGACTTGCTCAGTGTGAATTCTCCTTTAAAGGTGCCCACTATAAGAAGAAAGTTCGGGAGCTATcggatgcttggaagcaaactcGTTGGATGAAGAGGTTGGCTATCGGTTCCATGGTGACGCTTGAGTATGATGGATGGTTTAGGAAGAGGGTTAATGATAATGTTCCTAGACCAAACTTAGAAAATACTCGACCTATGGTGGAACAACTACAAATCGTCCCTtcagagttggaaattataaagcaaGACTTCGAGAAGAAGAGTTCAGAGTTTGGGAAAAAGATCGAACAATTGGAGGAAGAGAAGATGCACTTGAGATTAGACGCTGATGTCCAAAGGTCAGAGGCTGAGAAGTGGAGAAAAGGGAAAACTAAGGCCGAAGAAGATTTAGACAGCTTGAAGACTGATTATAAGAAGCTACGCTTGTCTATGAGGACTACGGGGTTAGGTAAAACTTTCGAACAATGGCGCCATGAAATTCGAGAAGAAAAGACCAAAGCCGACCGATGGGAAAGGAAATTTTGA
- the LOC108473207 gene encoding transcription repressor OFP14-like: protein MSKKLQKSLQDYLSKIKKPSPNTHFLLNSFSSNKWIPKGCKNPQTLSFSVHQDGEAATLSDVDRFLFENFKSLYINDDDDDDEIKDDDGDGEVKSPGGICFESPRFIDPPPYLSGSNRFFVATGFSSSLIEEARNSGVTGNTFMSMSEDAASSSTSISNTSSTTANESNVYGGGSVNVKSQSIYNECIAVLRCSPNPYDDFRRSMQEMVEARLKHGSKIDWDFMEELLFCYLNLNDKMSYKFVLSAFVDLVVDLRQNDGKMSRNSNVKYKRSRRTRHGNVA from the coding sequence atgtCAAAGAAGCTTCAAAAATCTCTTCAGGATTACCTTTCCAAGATCAAGAAACCCTCTCCAAATACTCACTTCCTTTTAAATTCATTCTCTTCCAACAAATGGATTCCAAAAGGCTGCAAAAACCCCCAAACCCTTTCATTTTCTGTTCATCAAGATGGCGAAGCTGCCACACTTTCTGATGTTGATCGTTTTCTCTTTGAGAATTTCAAGTCTTTGTATatcaatgatgatgatgatgatgatgagatTAAAGATGATGATGGTGATGGTGAAGTGAAAAGCCCTGGTGGGATTTGTTTTGAATCACCAAGGTTTATTGATCCGCCCCCGTACCTCTCAGGGTCCAACAGGTTCTTCGTTGCTACTGGGTTTTCGAGTTCGCTCATCGAGGAGGCCCGTAACAGCGGTGTAACTGGCAACACCTTCATGTCAATGTCGGAGGATGCCGCTTCCTCCTCCACCTCCATCTCTAACACTAGTAGTACTACCGCAAATGAATCCAACGTCTATGGTGGCGGCAGCGTTAACGTCAAGTCTCAAAGTATCTATAATGAATGCATAGCGGTGTTAAGGTGTTCGCCGAACCCGTACGACGATTTCCGACGTTCCATGCAAGAAATGGTGGAAGCAAGGTTGAAACATGGTTCGAAAATCGATTGGGATTTCATGGAAGAGCTGTTGTTTTGTTACCTAAATTTGAACGACAAGATGTCTTACAAGTTCGTCTTAAGTGCATTCGTGGATCTGGTTGTCGATTTGCGTCAAAATGACGGCAAGATGTCTCGGAATTCTAATGTTAAATATAAGAGATCGAGGAGAACGAGGCACGGTAATGTAGCCTAA